The Erythrolamprus reginae isolate rEryReg1 chromosome 3, rEryReg1.hap1, whole genome shotgun sequence genome contains a region encoding:
- the BHLHE23 gene encoding class E basic helix-loop-helix protein 23, with product MAELKSLGGESYLALAQSYNQTAFAYGAVRGAGETGRAYPGGAGGLAFPSAQLGKAAESSGEQSTEDDESFEGSKAGGGASFERAGGDAKLKAAVGGALGAKKPKEQRSLRLSINARERRRMHDLNDALDGLRSVIPYAHSPSVRKLSKIATLLLAKNYILMQAQALEEMRRLVAYLNQGQTLGASIPPGLAAPFGQSPAVYPFAAAALPNCPEKCTAFAGAASGLCKHCSEKA from the coding sequence ATGGCCGAGCTCAAATCGCTGGGCGGCGAATCCTACCTGGCCCTGGCGCAGAGCTACAACCAGACGGCCTTCGCCTATGGCGCGGTGCGGGGTGCGGGCGAAACGGGGCGCGCTTACCCCGGGGGCGCGGGCGGGCTGGCCTTCCCGTCGGCGCAGCTGGGCAAAGCGgcggagagcagcggcgagcagagcacagaagacgacgagtctttcgagggctccaaggcgggcggcggcgcgtccttcgagcgCGCCGGCGGCGAcgccaagctgaaggcggccgtCGGGGGCGCCCTGGGCGCCAAGAAGCCCAAGGAGCAGCGCTCGCTGCGGCTCAGCATCAACGCCCGCGAGCGCCGGCGGATGCACGACCTGAACGATGCGCTGGACGGCTTGCGCTCCGTCATCCCTTATGCGCACAGCCCGTCGGTGCGCAAGCTCTCCAAGATCGCCACGTTGCTCCTAGCTAAGAACTACATCCTGATGCAGGCGCAGGCCCTGGAGGAGATGCGGCGCTTGGTGGCTTACCTCAACCAGGGACAGACCCTCGGGGCCTCCATCCCGCCCGGCTTGGCTGCTCCCTTCGGACAGTCGCCCGCCGTCTACCCCTTCGCGGCTGCCGCCTTACCCAACTGCCCCGAGAAATGTACTGCCTTCGCCGGGGCCGCCTCGGGCCTTTGCAAACACTGCAGCGAGAAAGCTTAA